The proteins below come from a single Marinobacter bohaiensis genomic window:
- the uppS gene encoding polyprenyl diphosphate synthase: MTDSLSAEIPMAASATPRHVAIIMDGNNRWAKLRRLAGVAGHKAGVNAVRSTVETCARNGVEVLTLFAFSSENWRRPKDEVSALMRLFLMALEREVRKLHRNNIRLRIIGDRSPFSDVLRDHMARAESLTADNDGMTLVIAANYGGHWDITQAARSLAQEVRDGLLQPGDITDDHLQQRLCLGDLPMPDLLIRTAGEQRVSNFLLWHLAYTEFHFSNVFWPDFDEQEMLAALKDYAGRKRRFGQTDDQLDKLAATGSDTE, from the coding sequence ATGACGGACAGTCTCTCCGCCGAAATACCGATGGCCGCATCGGCTACCCCTCGGCATGTCGCGATCATCATGGATGGAAACAATCGCTGGGCCAAGCTCCGCCGGCTGGCCGGCGTGGCAGGCCATAAAGCCGGTGTCAATGCGGTGCGGTCAACGGTGGAAACATGCGCCCGCAACGGCGTTGAGGTCCTTACGCTATTTGCGTTCAGCAGCGAGAACTGGCGCCGCCCCAAGGACGAGGTCAGTGCGCTGATGCGTCTGTTCCTGATGGCGCTGGAGCGGGAAGTCAGGAAGCTGCACCGCAATAATATCCGTCTGCGGATCATCGGTGACCGTTCTCCTTTCAGCGACGTTCTGCGCGACCATATGGCCCGCGCCGAGTCCCTGACGGCAGACAACGACGGCATGACGCTGGTGATCGCTGCCAACTACGGTGGCCACTGGGACATTACCCAGGCGGCACGCTCGTTGGCTCAGGAGGTCCGTGATGGCCTGCTGCAGCCTGGCGACATCACCGACGATCACCTTCAGCAGCGCCTGTGTCTCGGTGACCTGCCAATGCCGGATTTGCTGATCCGGACCGCCGGTGAGCAGCGCGTCAGTAATTTCCTGCTGTGGCATCTGGCTTACACCGAGTTCCATTTTTCCAACGTGTTCTGGCCTGACTTCGACGAGCAGGAGATGCTCGCCGCCCTCAAGGATTACGCGGGGCGCAAGCGTCGATTTGGTCAGACGGACGATCAACTCGATAAACTGGCCGCGACTGGCTCCGACACCGAATAA
- the pyrH gene encoding UMP kinase, producing MPKHSQTQPKYKRVLLKLSGEALMGEQEFGIDPKVLDRMALEIGALIGIGVQVGLVIGGGNLFRGAALSAAGMDRVTGDHMGMLATMMNGLAMRDALERSNIRTRVMSAIPMSGIVEHYDRRRAVRDLKDGDVVIFCAGTGNPFFTTDSAACLRGIEIDADVVLKATKVDGVYSADPVKDPGAEKYERLTYDDVLDKKLGVMDLTAICLCRDEGMPVRVFNMNKPGALTRIVVGEAEGTLIE from the coding sequence ATGCCGAAGCACTCCCAGACCCAGCCCAAGTACAAACGCGTCCTCCTCAAACTCAGCGGCGAAGCCCTGATGGGTGAGCAGGAGTTCGGGATCGATCCCAAAGTGTTGGATCGGATGGCGCTGGAGATCGGCGCGTTGATCGGTATCGGCGTCCAGGTGGGGTTGGTTATCGGCGGCGGCAACCTGTTCCGCGGTGCCGCCCTGAGTGCGGCCGGCATGGACCGTGTCACCGGTGACCACATGGGTATGTTGGCCACCATGATGAACGGTCTGGCCATGCGCGATGCGCTGGAGCGCTCAAATATCCGCACGCGCGTTATGTCTGCCATCCCGATGAGTGGTATTGTCGAACATTACGACCGCCGTCGTGCCGTTCGCGACCTGAAAGACGGTGATGTGGTGATTTTCTGTGCCGGTACCGGCAACCCGTTCTTCACCACGGACTCGGCGGCCTGCCTGCGTGGTATCGAAATCGATGCCGATGTGGTGCTCAAGGCCACCAAGGTGGATGGTGTCTACTCGGCGGATCCGGTCAAGGATCCGGGGGCCGAAAAGTACGAACGCCTGACCTACGACGACGTGCTGGACAAGAAACTGGGCGTGATGGACCTGACGGCCATCTGCCTGTGCCGTGATGAGGGCATGCCGGTGCGCGTGTTCAATATGAACAAGCCGGGCGCACTGACCCGTATCGTCGTGGGCGAGGCGGAAGGTACACTGATCGAATAA
- a CDS encoding phosphatidate cytidylyltransferase — protein MLKTRVITALILAPVAIACIFFLPPLGFAIFTGVIISMGAWEWANMAGVSQGGFRIAFAVLTAVLLFFLLQTTAITLLVLAVLWWALALFLVSSYPATTGRWQATPIRLLMGLLVLVPAWVGLNHLRSGSFHLAAIDNNLLLLLYVFCVVWVADIGAYFAGRAFGKAKLAPRVSPGKSWAGVWGGLVAVAVLAVLVSLAIGANAADTALLLLVSLITGAVSVLGDLLESMLKRFRGIKDSSQLLPGHGGIMDRIDSLTAAIPVFTLCITLLGWLHVSPLA, from the coding sequence GTGCTCAAAACACGCGTTATCACAGCTTTAATCCTGGCGCCGGTCGCCATCGCCTGTATTTTCTTCCTGCCTCCCCTGGGCTTCGCTATCTTTACCGGGGTGATCATATCGATGGGGGCCTGGGAGTGGGCGAATATGGCCGGCGTATCCCAGGGTGGTTTCCGTATCGCCTTTGCTGTTCTGACGGCGGTCCTTCTGTTTTTCCTGCTGCAAACCACGGCCATCACGCTACTGGTCCTGGCCGTGCTCTGGTGGGCACTGGCCCTGTTCCTGGTGAGTTCCTATCCGGCCACGACCGGGCGCTGGCAGGCAACGCCGATCCGCCTGCTGATGGGGTTGTTGGTGCTGGTGCCAGCCTGGGTCGGACTCAACCACCTGCGCTCAGGCTCGTTTCACCTGGCGGCGATCGACAACAATCTCCTGTTGTTGCTCTACGTGTTCTGTGTGGTCTGGGTGGCTGATATCGGGGCGTACTTTGCCGGCCGCGCCTTCGGCAAGGCGAAACTGGCTCCGCGAGTCAGTCCTGGCAAGTCCTGGGCCGGCGTCTGGGGTGGACTGGTCGCGGTGGCCGTGCTGGCTGTCCTGGTCAGTCTTGCCATAGGAGCCAATGCGGCGGATACGGCGTTACTGCTTCTGGTCAGTCTGATCACCGGCGCGGTATCGGTGCTGGGGGACCTCCTGGAAAGCATGCTCAAGCGTTTCCGGGGGATTAAGGACAGCAGTCAGTTGCTGCCGGGCCACGGTGGTATTATGGATCGGATTGACAGCCTGACTGCGGCCATTCCGGTCTTTACGCTTTGCATCACCTTGCTTGGCTGGCTGCATGTCAGTCCGCTCGCATGA
- the frr gene encoding ribosome recycling factor: MINEIKSDAEKRMKKSLDALHSAFNKIRTGRAHPAILDSVMVNYYGQETPLKQVAAVNVEDSRTLAVAPWEKSMVPAIEKAIMTSDLGLNPASTGDVIRVPMPMLTEESRRELVKQAKADAEHGRVAIRNARRDANSDLKELLKEKEITEDEERNGEQEIQKLTDRYIAEVEKILKGKEEDLMAV; this comes from the coding sequence GTGATCAACGAGATTAAGTCAGACGCCGAAAAGCGAATGAAGAAGAGCCTTGACGCGCTGCATTCGGCTTTCAACAAGATTCGTACCGGCCGTGCCCATCCGGCCATCCTGGACAGCGTGATGGTCAACTACTATGGCCAGGAAACCCCGCTGAAGCAGGTGGCCGCCGTCAACGTTGAGGATTCCCGCACACTGGCCGTCGCTCCGTGGGAGAAATCCATGGTTCCGGCGATCGAGAAGGCCATCATGACGTCTGATCTGGGCCTCAACCCGGCCAGCACCGGCGACGTGATCCGCGTCCCCATGCCGATGCTGACTGAAGAAAGTCGCCGCGAGCTGGTCAAGCAGGCCAAGGCCGACGCCGAGCATGGACGGGTTGCCATCCGTAATGCGCGCCGTGATGCCAACAGCGACCTGAAAGAGTTGCTCAAGGAAAAGGAAATCACTGAAGACGAAGAGCGCAACGGCGAGCAGGAAATCCAGAAGCTGACCGACCGCTACATTGCCGAAGTCGAGAAAATCCTGAAGGGTAAAGAAGAAGACTTGATGGCGGTCTGA